One part of the Calypte anna isolate BGI_N300 chromosome 14, bCalAnn1_v1.p, whole genome shotgun sequence genome encodes these proteins:
- the GPER1 gene encoding G-protein coupled estrogen receptor 1, whose protein sequence is METYSASPVICNSTTFNLNGSHLCNESISSRLADKSEHQQYVISLFLSCLYTIFLFPIGFVGNILILVVNISFREKMTIPDLYFINLAVADLILVADSLIEVFNLDEKYYDITIICTFMSLFLQINMYSSIFFLTWMSFDRYIALAKVMRSNIFRTMQHARLSCGLIWMASISAALVPFTAVHLQHTGEVYFCFADVKEIQWLEITLGFIIPFVIIGLCYSLIVRVLIKAHKHRSLRLRRQKALRMIFVVVLVFFICWLPENVFISVQLLQKKPASSSSPSFRHDYPLTGHIVNLAAFSNSCLNPLIYSFLGETFRDKLRLYIEQKTKMSTLHRFCQAALTSVIPDSNEQSEV, encoded by the coding sequence ATGGAAACTTATTCTGCCTCACCTGTTATATGTAACAGCACAACTTTTAACCTAAATGGATCCCATTTGTGTAACGAAAGCATCTCTTCTCGATTAGCTGATAAATCAGAACACCAGCAATATGTTATCAGTCTTTTCTTATCATGTCTTTACacaatatttctctttcctatCGGTTTCGTGGGGAACATTCTGATACTGGTGGTCAACATCAGCTTTCGTGAAAAAATGACTATTCCAGACCTTTACTTCATAAACCTTGCAGTAGCTGATCTCATTTTGGTGGCCGATTCCCTGATTGAGGTTTTCAATCTTGACGAAAAGTATTACGATATCACCATTATCTGCACCTTTATGTCTTTGTTCCTTCAGATCAACATGTatagcagcattttctttctgacatgGATGAGTTTTGACAGATACATAGCCCTGGCAAAAGTAATGAGGTCCAACATATTTCGCACTATGCAACACGCTAGGTTAAGCTGTGGGCTCATATGGATGGCATCAATTTCTGCAGCACTGGTTCCATTTACAGCCGTGCATTTACAGCACACCGGAGAGgtctatttttgttttgcagatgtAAAAGAAATCCAGTGGCTAGAAATAACCCTGGGGTTTATTATCCCCTTTGTCATCATCGGGCTGTGTTACTCCTTAATTGTCCGAGTTCTTATCAAGGCACACAAGCACAGGAGCCTCCGGCTGCGGCGGCAAAAGGCTCTTCGGATgatttttgtggtggttttggttttctttatctGCTGGCTACCTGAAAACGTCTTCATTAGCGTTCAGCTTCTCCAAAAGAAGCCTGCCTCTTCAAGCAGCCCATCCTTCAGACATGATTACCCCCTAACAGGACATATTGTGAACCTCGCAGCTTTTTCCAATAGCTGCTTGAACCCTTTAATTTACAGCTTTCTAGGGGAAACCTTCCGAGACAAACTGCGACTGTACattgaacagaaaacaaaaatgtcaacGTTACATCGCTTTTGTCAGGCTGCCTTAACGTCTGTCATCCCTGACAGCAATGAGCAATCAGAAGTCTGA